A window of the Pseudomonas furukawaii genome harbors these coding sequences:
- a CDS encoding AbrB/MazE/SpoVT family DNA-binding domain-containing protein, translating to MAATRVVIQDWDGDGAIRIPDEILQVMGVEVGDSLYLIEEYVGTTRCIVLSKTPLVPDRTDELVEHMDSATKLNA from the coding sequence ATGGCTGCAACTCGGGTAGTGATTCAAGACTGGGACGGCGATGGCGCCATCCGGATTCCTGATGAAATTCTCCAAGTAATGGGCGTTGAGGTCGGGGACAGTCTCTATCTCATCGAAGAGTATGTCGGCACTACTCGCTGTATTGTGCTGAGCAAGACCCCCCTCGTTCCAGACCGAACGGACGAATTAGTTGAGCACATGGACTCCGCGACAAAGTTAAACGCTTAG
- a CDS encoding helix-turn-helix domain-containing protein: MELNTAFGLALKRLRKQQGLTQEDFSNVSSRTYLSSLERGIKGPTIEKVEQLASVLDVHPATILAAAYLIKESGVARRDLVLRIEEELSRLENAHY; encoded by the coding sequence ATGGAGCTGAACACAGCATTCGGGCTGGCGCTTAAAAGGCTGCGCAAGCAGCAGGGCCTTACCCAGGAAGACTTTTCCAACGTCAGTAGCCGAACCTACCTGAGCAGCCTGGAGCGTGGCATTAAGGGGCCGACCATCGAGAAGGTCGAGCAACTCGCCAGCGTGCTGGATGTCCACCCGGCTACCATTCTGGCCGCCGCCTATCTGATCAAAGAAAGCGGAGTAGCGCGCCGTGACCTCGTTCTGCGGATTGAGGAGGAGCTCAGTCGCCTTGAGAATGCGCATTATTGA
- a CDS encoding DUF6088 family protein: MPNDKSQSTSIRIAQRVKRLPKGQPFSIRNFAEFGTRNAVYKAIALLVNRGDLERLHRGIYMRPKPSRYVARYRPSAWEVVRLIARQNRQTLQMHGANAVRMFGLSTQMPLVPIYYTSGPSRSFHFGKGEVRLIHAPPSVMQHAGTEVGTAISALFYLGKEGANAGCITAIQNALKPADQITLMTCKMPQWMRRALELSCERNLPPEHSGSRSHK, from the coding sequence ATGCCGAATGATAAATCTCAATCGACATCTATCCGCATTGCACAGCGGGTCAAGCGCCTACCGAAAGGACAGCCCTTCTCTATCAGGAACTTTGCGGAGTTTGGCACCCGCAATGCCGTTTACAAGGCAATAGCACTGCTGGTCAACAGAGGCGACTTAGAGAGGCTACATCGAGGCATCTACATGCGCCCCAAACCTAGTCGGTATGTAGCGCGGTACCGGCCTAGTGCTTGGGAGGTCGTGAGGTTGATTGCCAGGCAGAACCGTCAAACCCTCCAAATGCATGGCGCCAATGCTGTACGAATGTTTGGTCTCAGCACCCAGATGCCATTGGTCCCGATTTACTACACTAGCGGGCCAAGTCGATCATTCCATTTCGGGAAAGGTGAGGTACGTCTGATACATGCTCCGCCATCGGTTATGCAGCATGCCGGAACCGAAGTTGGGACAGCAATCAGTGCTCTCTTTTATCTAGGCAAAGAAGGTGCAAACGCAGGATGCATTACAGCCATCCAAAACGCGCTCAAGCCTGCAGACCAAATCACCCTGATGACCTGCAAAATGCCTCAGTGGATGCGCAGAGCACTTGAGCTTAGCTGCGAACGTAACCTTCCACCCGAGCACTCTGGCAGTAGATCTCACAAGTAA